A single Nostoc sp. PCC 7107 DNA region contains:
- a CDS encoding GlcNAc-transferase family protein: MISDRIFVQIAAYRDFELIPTVKDALAQALCPERISFGICWQYGNDEELHFIDGLKDIPNCRVATVPAAESCGLGWARSQTEKLWQGERYALQTDAHMRFATGWDTLLIEMLAMCPSQKPVLTAFPPGYHPPRVILSNFPTGTATGRFAHNGMMTPRAVEDLSNYHAPKSGAFMAGGFMFADARLMQEVPHDQLLYFSATEVAYSVRAWTNGWDIYHPHRVICWHYYYDTQEKPRPLNWEDNQDWYQRHTISEQRFRQILQMEPMTEDFGIYGLGNVRSLTDYEAFAGVSFRNWQKYIKDEQQRAMQLLSGCLQIYFDETVRDRLKSLLKDDKDYSRLVQIDWQYFVKVASELGVLSLAYWSLNKTAPKFVPESTLRELQQYYYANALRNRSHSQVLLHLLNQLATAQVTAIPINEPALAALVDGDLSLWQFQTLDLWIAASDRATVTEILTTAGYQPGEIWQIGQQSFTHPQRAVKIELYWQLLGWEWQTERLCKVELENHTIQTLPPQDYLLLLCISAAKIGWERSLWKVYQIAALIARYPSQRWDDLLQQAEQMTAKEALLTGIWLANQCCKIVLPAAVIQCLETMPEVSAITIPWLGASES; encoded by the coding sequence ATGATCAGCGATCGCATTTTTGTCCAGATTGCGGCTTACCGCGATTTTGAATTAATCCCCACAGTCAAAGATGCCTTAGCCCAGGCACTATGTCCCGAACGCATCAGTTTTGGTATTTGCTGGCAATATGGCAATGATGAAGAACTACACTTCATTGATGGGCTGAAAGATATTCCCAATTGTCGGGTTGCGACAGTACCAGCAGCCGAATCTTGCGGTTTGGGTTGGGCAAGATCCCAAACTGAAAAACTTTGGCAAGGAGAACGCTATGCCCTGCAAACAGATGCCCACATGCGCTTTGCTACTGGCTGGGATACCCTACTGATTGAAATGTTGGCGATGTGTCCCAGCCAAAAACCTGTACTCACGGCATTTCCTCCGGGCTATCATCCCCCCAGAGTAATTTTGTCTAACTTCCCTACAGGTACAGCCACAGGCAGATTTGCCCACAATGGGATGATGACTCCAAGAGCCGTGGAAGATTTAAGCAATTATCACGCCCCTAAATCTGGCGCATTTATGGCGGGGGGATTTATGTTTGCCGATGCGCGTTTGATGCAGGAAGTTCCCCATGATCAACTGCTTTACTTTTCGGCTACTGAGGTGGCTTATTCTGTCCGCGCCTGGACAAATGGGTGGGATATCTACCATCCCCATCGTGTTATCTGTTGGCACTATTACTATGACACCCAAGAAAAGCCACGCCCGCTAAACTGGGAAGACAATCAAGACTGGTATCAACGCCATACTATTTCCGAACAACGATTTCGCCAAATTTTGCAGATGGAACCGATGACTGAGGATTTTGGCATTTATGGGTTAGGAAATGTGCGATCGCTCACAGATTACGAAGCATTTGCGGGTGTGAGTTTTCGCAACTGGCAAAAATACATCAAAGATGAGCAACAACGGGCGATGCAATTGCTGTCTGGATGTCTCCAAATCTATTTTGACGAGACAGTTAGAGATCGCCTCAAGTCTCTGTTAAAGGATGACAAAGACTATTCTCGGCTTGTGCAGATTGATTGGCAGTATTTTGTCAAGGTTGCCTCTGAGTTAGGTGTATTATCGCTTGCCTATTGGAGTTTAAACAAAACGGCTCCTAAGTTTGTCCCAGAGTCTACACTGCGAGAATTGCAACAATATTATTACGCTAATGCCCTGCGTAATCGTTCTCATAGCCAAGTTTTACTGCATTTATTAAATCAACTCGCCACCGCCCAAGTCACGGCGATTCCCATCAACGAGCCAGCCCTCGCCGCATTGGTAGATGGTGATTTATCTCTCTGGCAATTTCAAACCTTGGATTTGTGGATAGCAGCCAGCGATCGCGCCACCGTTACAGAAATCCTCACAACCGCCGGATATCAGCCGGGAGAGATTTGGCAAATTGGGCAACAATCCTTCACCCATCCCCAACGCGCCGTAAAAATTGAGCTATATTGGCAGCTTTTAGGTTGGGAATGGCAAACAGAACGCCTGTGTAAAGTAGAGTTAGAAAATCACACAATCCAGACCCTACCACCGCAAGATTACTTACTCCTGCTGTGTATTAGTGCCGCGAAAATTGGTTGGGAGCGATCGCTGTGGAAAGTTTACCAAATCGCCGCCTTAATCGCCCGTTACCCCTCACAACGCTGGGATGACTTGTTACAGCAGGCAGAACAAATGACCGCTAAAGAAGCCTTGTTGACGGGAATTTGGTTAGCTAATCAGTGTTGCAAAATTGTTTTACCCGCAGCAGTTATACAGTGCTTAGAAACTATGCCAGAAGTTTCTGCCATTACTATACCGTGGTTAGGAGCGAGCGAATCATGA
- a CDS encoding YlqD family protein, whose amino-acid sequence MDVSNPQLLLKRIVNVKVIVTPLWREEVQQQLQAQINQLDQQLQQLDLEGQRAIAAIQKQSIQPPSPQTLQQIDNIQLQVNQKKSEFLEQKNQMLQNLQQVQMLELDQEVNQFQMEGFFRVEKGDNLISKMQVEIVMRDGIIEDIRGDI is encoded by the coding sequence ATGGATGTCTCCAACCCCCAACTACTTTTGAAGCGCATCGTCAACGTCAAAGTTATTGTTACTCCCCTCTGGAGAGAGGAAGTACAACAGCAATTGCAAGCCCAGATCAATCAACTTGATCAGCAATTGCAACAACTTGACCTAGAAGGACAAAGAGCGATCGCCGCCATTCAAAAGCAGAGTATTCAGCCACCTAGCCCCCAAACTCTGCAACAAATCGACAATATCCAATTGCAAGTTAATCAGAAGAAAAGCGAATTCCTAGAGCAAAAAAATCAAATGCTGCAAAACCTTCAGCAAGTACAAATGCTGGAGTTAGATCAAGAAGTCAACCAATTTCAAATGGAAGGATTTTTCCGTGTGGAAAAAGGTGATAACTTAATTAGCAAAATGCAGGTGGAAATCGTGATGCGCGATGGCATTATCGAAGATATTCGCGGCGATATCTAA
- a CDS encoding VOC family protein, with translation MMLQLTHIRLLVTNYTDCFLFYRDILGFWIDWGDENSGYAELHTGSHLKLALFRKDFMAEAIPSAYLPSAFDCQNKMALVFAVDNVDEVYEKLKERNVIVVTQPLDRPAWGLRTAHFRDPDGNLIEIFSNLGSVN, from the coding sequence ATCATGCTTCAGTTAACACATATCAGGCTGCTAGTAACCAACTACACAGATTGTTTTCTCTTCTACCGTGACATACTCGGCTTTTGGATTGATTGGGGTGATGAAAATAGTGGCTATGCTGAGTTGCACACTGGATCTCACCTTAAACTGGCATTATTTAGAAAAGATTTCATGGCTGAAGCAATTCCCAGTGCTTATCTACCCTCAGCTTTTGATTGTCAAAACAAAATGGCTTTAGTTTTCGCCGTTGATAACGTGGATGAAGTCTACGAAAAACTCAAAGAACGCAACGTCATAGTTGTCACCCAACCCTTAGATCGTCCAGCTTGGGGACTCCGCACTGCACATTTTCGTGATCCTGACGGTAATTTGATTGAAATCTTTAGTAATCTGGGGTCAGTAAATTAG
- a CDS encoding NAD-dependent epimerase/dehydratase family protein encodes MNRQVVLVTGGCGFIGSHLVEELVNRGYYVRVLDNLYTGKLENLLAVPPDRWEWIKGDVTNYNHVKKATQGCDYVFHQAAIANIAASFQDTVGTHQVNYGGTANVLKAAHHCRVKRVIFASSAAVYGNDPTLPKRESMPTHPISPYGADKLASEQLGQIYHQQGLVEFVSLRYFNVFGLRQNSDYTGVISQFCDRIRQSVPPIIYGNGLQSRDFIHVSDVVQANLIAMKHPQAAGKIFNIGCGQATSLLELIALLNQITKQNLRPIFRPGLPGDIHHSCADNKAMRYLKWSPQVDIHQGLTRLLFTPTHQPQMQDLRTKIVV; translated from the coding sequence ATGAATCGCCAAGTAGTATTAGTTACAGGCGGATGTGGTTTTATCGGTTCCCATCTAGTCGAAGAATTAGTGAATAGAGGTTATTATGTGCGAGTGCTGGATAACCTTTACACAGGCAAGTTAGAAAATTTACTGGCTGTACCTCCAGACAGGTGGGAATGGATTAAAGGTGATGTGACCAATTACAATCATGTCAAAAAAGCGACGCAAGGGTGCGATTATGTTTTTCATCAAGCCGCGATCGCAAATATCGCCGCATCCTTCCAAGATACTGTCGGGACACATCAAGTTAATTATGGTGGGACAGCCAATGTTTTAAAAGCAGCCCATCACTGTCGAGTCAAACGAGTCATATTTGCTAGTAGTGCGGCTGTTTATGGGAATGATCCTACATTGCCAAAACGAGAATCAATGCCGACTCATCCCATTAGTCCTTATGGTGCTGATAAACTCGCGTCTGAGCAGTTGGGACAAATTTATCATCAACAAGGCTTGGTGGAGTTTGTTTCGTTGCGCTATTTTAATGTGTTTGGTCTGCGTCAGAATAGTGATTATACAGGGGTGATTTCTCAGTTTTGCGATCGCATCCGTCAAAGCGTACCGCCAATCATTTATGGTAATGGATTGCAAAGTCGTGATTTTATTCACGTTTCTGATGTAGTCCAAGCCAACTTAATTGCCATGAAACATCCCCAAGCCGCAGGTAAAATCTTCAATATTGGATGCGGCCAAGCTACCAGCTTATTAGAGTTAATCGCGCTATTAAATCAAATTACTAAACAAAATCTGCGTCCTATCTTTCGCCCAGGTCTTCCGGGAGATATTCACCACAGCTGCGCCGATAATAAAGCTATGCGATATTTAAAATGGTCTCCCCAAGTAGATATTCATCAAGGCTTGACTCGCTTACTATTTACTCCTACTCATCAACCACAAATGCAGGACTTACGCACCAAGATTGTCGTTTAA
- a CDS encoding diacylglycerol/polyprenol kinase family protein: MTNADFIGLAASYTYAVSLLALGEGLRRFFGVKPDLTRKVIHVGAGMWVFGVLLLFKHWQIGIIPFATFIFINYLLYRYRIIGAMDTEDSSPGTVYFAISVTLLFGLFWRPDDSVDHVPIAVAGIMAMTWGDALAALIGKRFGKHQYQIGSSVRSWEGSLAMFLASTTAIFLVLMFLPGSLISPLAVSVGAGKALLIALVSAGFATLVEAISPHGTDNLGVPLVTAGVIWGLMQI, translated from the coding sequence ATGACTAACGCTGATTTTATCGGACTAGCAGCCTCTTACACCTATGCCGTCAGTTTATTAGCCCTTGGTGAAGGACTGCGAAGATTTTTTGGTGTCAAGCCAGATTTAACTCGCAAGGTTATCCATGTTGGCGCGGGGATGTGGGTTTTTGGTGTGCTGTTGCTGTTTAAACATTGGCAAATCGGTATTATCCCTTTCGCCACCTTTATTTTCATCAATTATCTGCTTTATCGTTATCGAATCATCGGTGCAATGGATACTGAAGATAGTTCCCCAGGTACTGTTTATTTTGCAATTTCAGTCACACTACTTTTTGGGTTATTTTGGCGACCAGATGACTCAGTTGATCATGTCCCCATTGCTGTAGCGGGAATCATGGCTATGACTTGGGGAGATGCTTTAGCTGCATTAATTGGTAAACGTTTCGGAAAACATCAATATCAAATAGGTTCATCTGTGCGTTCTTGGGAAGGATCGCTGGCGATGTTTTTAGCCAGTACAACAGCAATATTTTTGGTACTAATGTTTTTACCTGGTTCTTTGATTAGTCCTTTAGCTGTTTCTGTTGGCGCGGGAAAGGCTTTATTAATAGCATTAGTGAGTGCTGGTTTTGCAACTTTAGTTGAAGCCATATCACCCCACGGGACAGATAACCTTGGTGTCCCACTAGTTACAGCAGGTGTGATTTGGGGATTGATGCAGATTTAA
- a CDS encoding tRNA-(ms[2]io[6]A)-hydroxylase, which produces MLTSALPTINALKQPTSDAWVEQAIANLDIILLDHSHCERKAAGVALNFMFRYPSNTKMVRELTAIAREELEHFELVNQWLERRNIPLAPLSPPPYGAGLKAAVRPNEPDRFLDSLLVTGLIEARSHERLGLLATHCPEPELAKFYQGLMASEARHFGTYWVLADTYFAREIVQQRLDELAIVESDLLINLHPEPRIHS; this is translated from the coding sequence GTGCTTACTTCTGCATTACCGACTATCAACGCCCTCAAGCAGCCGACATCTGATGCTTGGGTAGAACAAGCGATCGCAAATTTAGATATTATTTTGCTTGACCATTCCCACTGCGAACGCAAAGCAGCGGGGGTGGCGTTAAATTTTATGTTTCGCTATCCTTCCAATACCAAAATGGTAAGGGAATTAACTGCGATCGCCCGTGAAGAATTAGAACACTTTGAACTTGTCAACCAGTGGCTAGAACGCCGCAACATACCCTTAGCACCTTTATCACCACCTCCCTATGGTGCTGGTTTGAAAGCCGCTGTCCGTCCCAACGAACCAGACCGTTTTTTAGATTCCTTACTCGTCACTGGCTTAATAGAAGCCCGCAGTCACGAAAGACTAGGACTTTTAGCTACACACTGTCCTGAACCAGAATTAGCTAAATTTTATCAAGGTTTAATGGCATCGGAAGCAAGACACTTTGGTACATACTGGGTTTTAGCAGATACTTATTTTGCACGGGAAATCGTCCAGCAACGGCTGGATGAGTTAGCAATTGTGGAAAGCGATTTGCTGATAAACCTGCATCCAGAGCCGAGAATTCATAGTTAG
- a CDS encoding SDR family oxidoreductase produces the protein MSTNQKVAVVTGGNRGLGFEASRQLAKQGYKVILTSRDEDKGKVAAQKLQAEGLDVIAYTLDVSSDESSQNLAEFIDQQFGKLDALVNNAGIYIDAQSGSNSIIDTKIDPLQTTIETNVYGVVRVTQALIPLMKKQNYGRIVNVSSGMGQLTDMEGGSPGYRISKTALNAVTRIFASELTGTNILVNSVCPGWVKTDMGGANAPRTPEQGVDTIVWLATLENDGVTGGFFRDRQSIAW, from the coding sequence GTGAGTACAAACCAAAAAGTTGCTGTCGTTACTGGTGGAAATCGTGGATTGGGATTTGAAGCTTCTCGTCAACTGGCGAAACAAGGATATAAGGTAATTCTCACCAGCAGAGATGAAGATAAAGGTAAGGTAGCCGCGCAAAAGTTACAGGCTGAGGGTTTAGATGTAATTGCTTATACTTTAGATGTTAGCAGTGATGAAAGTAGTCAAAATTTAGCTGAGTTTATTGATCAGCAGTTTGGCAAACTTGATGCACTGGTAAATAATGCAGGTATTTATATTGATGCTCAATCAGGAAGTAACAGCATTATTGATACCAAAATTGATCCTCTACAGACAACAATTGAAACAAATGTTTATGGTGTTGTGCGAGTTACTCAAGCGTTAATTCCCTTAATGAAGAAGCAAAATTACGGACGAATAGTTAATGTTTCTTCGGGAATGGGACAGTTAACAGATATGGAGGGTGGTTCTCCTGGATACCGCATTTCTAAAACAGCTTTAAATGCTGTAACCCGAATTTTTGCTAGTGAATTAACTGGCACAAATATATTAGTTAATTCTGTATGTCCCGGTTGGGTAAAAACTGATATGGGTGGCGCTAATGCACCACGTACCCCAGAACAAGGAGTTGATACAATTGTCTGGCTGGCTACCCTTGAAAATGATGGTGTGACTGGGGGATTTTTCCGCGATCGCCAATCAATTGCTTGGTAA